Proteins from a single region of Trichoderma asperellum chromosome 3, complete sequence:
- a CDS encoding uncharacterized protein (EggNog:ENOG41), producing MGGCDALPDCALYRGWRGAQLRAPITAYSQQYAHRQRQPPHHVCPNQKPQFPYYERKTFRPPLSLPIHPPPCSPRQAQPLLGLPTWHSQHRLRLHDAELVAPTLLVACVRSKMLLFLIRHGETVDNVAGIYAGSRDSGLTSHGVLQIRRLATHLAERQESTLKFIYSSDLQRAVKTAEAIAAEQRRVCSRDIPVVEFPELREKDFGSDEGLKFGDSRGRAPDSETAESMKARVDAFLDQRLLPLLSSQPDDASSACAIVSHGIILGVLYRELCARVSRGGITVDPNPSAASSLISPPFWDNTGFLECTVSMNSAGADEDKSLPLKLHVQRVNCTVHLKDLKKTRGGIGSAAYDEKQRTLTSFFVPGSKKRKSHDMSAG from the coding sequence ATGGGAGGATGCGATGCTCTGCCCGACTGCGCGCTATATCGGGGTTGGCGGGGTGCCCAGCTGCGCGCCCCCATTACCGCATATTCCCAGCAATATGCACATAGGCAGCGCCAACCCCCCCACCATGTATGCCCTAATCAGAAGCCCCAATTCCCGTACTATGAAAGGAAAACTTTTcgccctcctctctctcttccaatcCATCCTCCTCCGTGCTCTCCTCGGCAAGCACAACCTCTCCTGGGCCTTCCCACATGGCACTCGCAGCACCGTCTTCGCCTCCATGACGCGGAGCTGGTCGCTCCAACGCTGCTCGTTGCTTGTGTGCGCTCAAAGATGCTCCTCTTCCTGATCCGCCATGGCGAGACGGTCGACAACGTTGCCGGCATCTACGCCGGATCTCGGGACTCGGGGCTGACCTCGCACGGCGTGCTGCAGATCCGACGGCTGGCCACGCACCTCGCCGAAAGGCAGGAATCGACGCTCAAGTTCATCTACTCGTCCGACCTCCAGCGCGCCGTGAAGACGGCCGAGGCGATTGCGGCCGAGCAGAGGCGTGTCTGCTCGCGAGACATCCCCGTCGTCGAGTTCCCCGAGCTTCGTGAAAAGGACTTTGGGAGCGACGAGGGCCTGAAGTTTGGCGACTCGCGAGGACGGGCGCCGGATTCTGAGACGGCCGAGTCGATGAAGGCGAGGGTCGACGCCTTTCTCGACCAGCGCCTGCTCCCGCTTCTCAGCTCCCAGCCAGATGATGCCTCGTCAGCGTGCGCCATCGTTTCCCACGGCATCATCCTCGGCGTCCTCTACCGCGAGCTTTGCGCCCGCGTCAGCCGAGGCGGCATCACTGTCGACCCCAATCCCAGTGCCGCCAGCTCGCTCATATCCCCTCCTTTCTGGGACAACACCGGCTTTCTCGAATGCACGGTTTCCATGAACAGTGCAGGGGCTGACGAGGACAAGTCGCTGCCGCTGAAGTTGCACGTTCAGCGGGTCAATTGCACCGTCCACCTCAAGGACTTGAAAAAGACTAGAGGAGGCATTGGCAGCGCTGCGTATGACGAAAAGCAGCGCACCTTGACGTCGTTTTTTGTGCCGGGGTCCAAGAAGCGAAAAAGTCACGATATGAGTGCTGGCTGA